In Ochotona princeps isolate mOchPri1 chromosome 22, mOchPri1.hap1, whole genome shotgun sequence, the following are encoded in one genomic region:
- the GHRH gene encoding somatoliberin — MPLWVLFLVLLSLSSSCSHCSPSPSEASRTQRSSDAIFTNNYRKLLRQLSARQLLLDIMSQKQRNENQEQVEKAQLGHKVGSVCTNQKLTTPSNSLLALLQKHSRNFQG; from the exons ATGCCACTCTGGGTGCTGTTCCTCGTGCTCCTCTCACTCAGCAGCAGCTGCTCCCACTGCTCCCCGTCCCCCTCTGAGGCCAGCAG GACGCAGCGCTCCTCAGATGCCATCTTCACAAACAACTACCGAAAGCTGTTGCGCCAACTGTCTGCCCGCCAGCTGCTCCTGGACATCATGAGCCAAAAGCAGAG AAACGAAAATCAGGAGCAGGTAGAGAAGGCACAGCTTGGGCACAAGGTGGGCAGTGTGTGCACCAACCAGAAGCTGACGACACCAAGCAACAGCCTGTTGGCCCTGCTGCAGAAGCACAG cAGGAATTTCCAAGGATGA